In Pecten maximus chromosome 10, xPecMax1.1, whole genome shotgun sequence, one genomic interval encodes:
- the LOC117335627 gene encoding membrane-associated tyrosine- and threonine-specific cdc2-inhibitory kinase-like isoform X2, protein MEVFPSPRPTPKFFLEPQTFSTKKSRGTPRDSLPPKPPVKSAPPISRIFPHRPIQRAQIVSFRDNQDVSGLFLGANTSNSKRQYFETGFQVISKLGAGSFGEVFKVRSKEDGKYYAVKKSQEKFRGEMDRKRKLEEVAKHESLPSHPNCVTFHRAWEENQYLYIQEELCQTNLLQYAESHEIPERMIWKYLVDLLMAIKHLHDHNHIHMDIKPDNIFISHDKVCKLGDFGLVIDLSKGGDFSESQEGDPKYLAPELMDGKFSKAADIFSLGMTVLELASDLDLPRGGDGWHLLRTGHLPEEFFCDKSFDLKYVIQQMLDPDPTSRPTVDQILAFHYVRKIWKRRQREYMMNSAMNTVQSMFQSLFQAILFLPTMLTWPYHYFRPAILSESSGRSSVLSSNSTGLELDHSLSDDDCFEDELSIHNNSMGIPLDSSSSSESFLSEFAVPRDMPLRKAYTSPVMRHRPKDFVCSPMSSSPVLPSRQRSPNLSFESSFEEERAVTPTTFSTNLDLGSEDITKPGIEPKNLMDMFEAASDED, encoded by the exons TCGAGAGGTACGCCGAGGGATTCCCTACCTCCCAAACCCCCTGTGAAGAGTGCTCCACCAATCAGCCGGATTTTCCCACATAGACCAATTCAGAGAGCTCAGATAGTGTCATTCCGAGACAATCAGGATGTCAGTGGAT TATTTCTGGGAGCGAACACTTCCAACAGTAAACGACAGTACTTTGAGACTGGATTCCAGGTCATATCGAAGCTTGGAGCTGGGTCCTTTGGAGag GTGTTCAAAGTACGAAGTAAGGAAGATGGGAAGTATTATGCTGTGAAGAAGTCCCAGGAGAAATTTCGCGGAGAGATGGACAGAAAGAGAAAACTTGAGGAGGTAGCAAAACATGAATCTCTACCATCTCACCCCAACTGTGTGACTTTCCATCGTGCGTGGGAGGAGAACCAGTATCTTTATATACAAGAGGAGCTGTGTCAGACTAA TTTGTTGCAGTATGCTGAGAGTCATGAAATACCCGAAAGAATGATTTGGAAATATCTTGTGGATTTATTGATG GCAATAAAACACTTACATGATCACAATCATATCCATATGGACATCAAACCAGACAACATCTTCATCTCCCACGACAAAGTATGCAAGCTGGGTGACTTTGGGCTTGTCATTGACCTGTCAAAG GGCGGAGACTTCTCTGAGTCGCAGGAAGGTGATCCCAAGTACCTTGCTCCCGAGCTGATGGATGGAAAATTCTCTAAGGCAGCAGATATCTTCAG TCTTGGGATGACGGTGCTAGAGTTggccagtgaccttgacctgcccAGAGGAGGAGATGGTTGGCACCTGTTACGGACAGGACATCTTCCTGAAGAATTTTTCTGCG ACAAGTCTTTTGACCTGAAGTATGTAATACAACAGATGTTGGACCCAGACCCGACAAGTCGTCCAACTGTAGACCAGATTCTTGCCTTCCATTATGTCAGAAAG atttggAAAAGACGACAACGTGAATACATGATGAATAGTGCT ATGAACACTGTCCAGTCCATGTTCCAGAGCTTGTTTCAGGCCATTCTCTTCCTACCTACTATGTTAACCTGGCCCTATCACTACTTCCGGCCAGCAATCCTCAGCGAAAGCTCCGGACGCAGCAGTGTCCTCAGTAGTAACAGTACTGGCCTGGAGCTCGATCACAGTCTGTCTGATG ATGATTGTTTTGAGGATGAGTTAAGTATCCACAACAATTCCATGGGAATTCCATTAGACAGCTCATCGTCGAGTGAGAGTTTCCTTTCAGAGTTTGCAGTGCCAAG AGACATGCCTCTACGGAAAGCCTACACATCGCCTGTGATGCGTCATCGACCTAAAGACTTTGTCTGCTCACCAATGAGTTCTTCACCTGTGCTTCCTAGTCGTCAGAG AAGTCCTAACCTGAGTTTTGAGAGCAGTTTTGAGGAGGAGAGAGCTGTAACACCAACCACCTTCTCCACAAATCTTGACCTCGGCAGTGAAGACATCACCAAACCAGGCATCGAACCCAAGAATCTCATGGAT ATGTTTGAAGCTGCGAGTGATGAAGACTGA
- the LOC117335643 gene encoding transcription elongation factor SPT5-like produces the protein MSDDSADSDFSDPESVHSTSGPGSPAGSASGSGGGRSPAGSRGSGSESGGEGSDVEVRHRRKNVLSEDEGEYDSEEDEDDDGRRKKKKPRLSGFIIDEADVDDEGEDDEDDWESGAEDLIEAKSNYEGPTAREIEGNRRLEHLFKSQKEDEIEAYYRQKYEDSSLTERFGEGAEMSDEITQQGLLPGVKDPNLWLVKCRIGFERETAIQLMRKFIAYQFTDEPLQIKSVISKESLKGYIYIEAFKQTHVKQAMEGIGNLRMGLWSQQMVPIKEMTDVMKIVRESTILKAKAWVRLKRGLYKEDLAQVDFVEPAQNIVHLKLIPRIDYTRQRGVLRNAQDAEKRKKKRRPGQKLFDLDQVRQIGGEVSTDGDFLLFENNRYSRKGFLFKSFAMSAIIAEGIKPTLAELEKFEDQPEGAEVDLIPEKSAGDVSHTLIPGDVVEVCEGELVHLQGKVISVDGNKITMLPKHEDLKDPLEFPCHELKKHFKMGDHVKVIAGRYEGDTGLIVRVEENMVVLFSDLTMHELKVLPRDLQLCADMATGVDSLGQFQFGDLVQLDPQTMGAIVRLEKENFQVLSMHNKVLNVKPQSVTRKKDTKNAVALDSESNNIQTKDIVKVIDGPHSGRQGEIMHLYRSYAFLMSRMMTENGGYFVCRTRHLVLAGGAKQSTTSIGVAGFMSPRLSSPAHPASGGGGGTPGSGTPGRGRGGGGFSRRDRELIGQTVRIVQGPFKGYIGIVKDATDSTARVELHSSCKTISVDKTRLSTLTGGKPSGMSSSYGKTPTYMGGQTPMYGSRTPMYGSQTPLHDGSRTPHYATPGSRTPLHEPGSMTPGASAWDPANPNTPSRNSEFEDYSFDESSPANYNTPTPATPGYQESTPSPQGPFTPQTPGTSYSPYGQASPSPASYQAPSPAGFGSTPSPGGYQPSPSPGGFSSSPSPMGYSPMTPGALYTPQTPGMAMDHSMADWHTTEIEVKIRETHDDPNLIYQTGTIRSVTGGMCSVYIAEEDKTVNVACDHLEPVPPEKGDKAKVILSEERELTGILLSIDGGEGVIKTDHGEIKMLPIRYLCKMT, from the exons ATGTCCGACGATAGTGCGGACAGTGATTTCTCCGACCCAGAAAGTGTACACAGTACCAGTGGTCCTGGCAGTCCTGCTGGTAGCGCATCAGGAAGTGGAGGCGGTAGGAGTCCGGCCGGTAGTAGGGGAAGTGGATCTGAGAGTGGG GGAGAAGGCAGTGATGTAGAGGTCCGGCATCGACGGAAGAATGTGTTGTCCGAAGACGAGGGG GAGTATGATTCAGAGGAAGATGAAGATGATGACGGGAGGAGGAAGAAGAAGAAACCTCGACTATCTGGTTTCATCATTGACGAAGCCG ATGTTGATGATGAGGGCGAGGATGATGAAGATGACTGGGAGTCCGGAGCAGAAGATCTGATTGAGGCTAAATCTAACTATGAGGGTCCAACTGCCAGAGAAATAGAGGGCAACCGCAGACTCGAACACTTGTTCAA gtCACAGAAAGAAGATGAAATTGAGGCATATTACAGACAGAAGTATGAGGATTCCTCCCTCACAGAGAGGTTTGGAGAGGGTGCTGAAATGTCGGATGAAATCACGCAACAAGGATTACTCCCCGGAGTCAA agACCCCAATCTTTGGCTTGTCAAGTGTCGTATTGGATTTGAGAGGGAGACAGCTATTCAGCTTATGCGCAAATTTATTGCCTACCAATTTACAGACGAA CCTCTCCAGATAAAGTCGGTGATATCCAAGGAAAGCCTAAAAGGTTACATCTACATTGAGGCATTTAAACAGACTCATGTCAAACAGGCAATGGAAGGCATTGGGAATCTCCGCATGGGACTCTGGTCACAACAG ATGGTTCCGATCAAGGAAATGACAGATGTCATGAAGATCGTACGTGAATCTACAATCCTCAAAGCGAAGGCGTGGGTTCGGCTAAAGCGTGGCCTGTACAAGGAAGACCTGGCTCAG GTTGATTTTGTGGAGCCAGCCCAGAACATTGTGCACTTGAAACTGATACCAAGAATTGACTATACCAGACAGAGGGGGGTACTGCGGAACGCACAG GATGCAGAGAAGCGGAAAAAGAAACGAAGGCCTGGACAGAAATTGTTTGATCTTGACCAGGTCAG ACAAATTGGTGGTGAAGTTTCGACCGATGGTGACTTCCTCTTGTTCGAGAACAACAGATACAGTCGGAAAGGTTTTCTCTTCAAGAGCTTCGCCATGTCTGCCATCATTGCTGAGGGAATCAAACCGACTCTAGCAGAGCTAGAGAAATTTGAGGATCAACCTGAAGGAGCAGAAGTGGATT TGATCCCAGAGAAGTCTGCTGGGGATGTGAGCCACACCCTTATTCCCGGGGACGTGGTGGAGGTGTGCGAGGGAGAGTTGGTTCATCTCCAGGGTAAGGTCATCAGTGTTGACGGTAACAAGATCACCATGTTACCCAAACACGAGGACTTGAAAGACCCTCTCGAGTTTCCCTGCCATGAGCTCAAGAAACACTTCAAGATGGGGGACCACGTAAAAGTGATCGCGGGTCGGTATGAGGGAGACACAGGGTTGATCGTGCGAGTGGAGGAAAACATGGTTGTTTTATTCTCGGACCTCACAATGCACGAG CTCAAGGTTTTGCCACGAGATTTACAGTTGTGTGCAGACATGGCTACGGGGGTTGACTCCCTGGGGCAATTTCAGTTTGGAGACCTTGTCCAGCTAGA CCCACAGACTATGGGGGCAATCGTGCGACTCGAGAAAGAAAACTTTCAGGTCCTCAGCATGCACAACAAG GTATTGAATGTGAAGCCACAATCAGTGACAAGGAAAAAGGACACGAAGAATGCCGTGGCTCTGGACTCGGAGAGTAATAATATACAGACCAAGGATATTGTCAAGGTCATAGATGGACCACACTCT gGTCGCCAAGGCGAGATCATGCACTTATATCGTAGTTATGCTTTCCTGATGTCCCGAATGATGACAGAGAATGGTGGCTACTTCGTGTGTCGAACCAGACACTTAGTATTAGCAGGAGGGGCTAAG CAATCAACAACAAGTATTGGTGTGGCCGGTTTTATGTCTCCACGATTGTCGAGTCCTGCCCACCCAGCTAGCGGAGGCGGAGGTGGAACCCCGGGTAGTGGTACACCAGGACGGGGCAGAGGGGGTGGGGGATTCAGTCGTCGGGACCGTGAACTCATTGGTCAAACTGTCAGGATTGTTCAGGGGCCTTTCAAAG GATATATTGGTATTGTGAAGGACGCGACAGATTCCACAGCCCGTGTTGAGCTACATTCCAGCTGTAAAACCATCTCTGTGGATAAAACGCGACTTTCAACTCTCAC AGGTGGAAAACCAAGTGGGATGTCCTCATCATACGGAAAAACACCGACATACATGGGTGGACAAACGCCTATGTATGGGTCCCGCACACCAATGTACGGTTCTCAGACACCACTCCATGATGGCAGTCGTACACCCCACTATGCTACTCCTGGAAGCCGCACTCCTCTACATGAGCCGGGCAGTATGACACCAGGAGCCAGTGCCTGGGATCCAGCCAATCCAAACACTCCAAGCAG GAATTCTGAATTTGAAGACTACAGTTTTGATGAGTCTTCCCCAGCTAACTACAACACTCCTACCCCTGCCACACCAGGATACCAGGAGAGCACGCCCAGCCCCCAGGGGCCTTTTACACCCCAGACCCCAGGGACCAGCTACTCCCCATATGGCCAGGCGTCTCCCTCCCCTGCTAGCTATCAAG CACCTAGTCCGGCTGGGTTTGGCAGTACGCCAAGTCCTGGTGGTTATCAGCCGTCCCCATCTCCTGGGGGATTCTCCAGCAGCCCTTCACCCATGGGATACAGCCCTATGACCCCAGGGGCACTCTATACTCCTCAGACCCCCGGCATGGCTATGGACCACAGTATGGCGGACTGGCACACCACCGAGATTGAAGTCAAAATCAGGGAAACACATGACGATCCAAATCTCATATATCAGACGGGCACTATCAGAAGTGTGACG GGTGGAATGTGTTCAGTGTATATCGCAGAGGAGGACAAGACAGTCAACGTGGCTTGTGATCATCTGGAGCCTGTTCCGCCGGAGAAGGGTGACAAG GCAAAGGTAATTCTGAGTGAGGAGAGAGAGCTGACTGGAATACTACTGAGTATAGATGGTGGTGAGGGAGTCATCAAAACCGACCACGGCGAGATTAAAATGTTACCAATACGCTACCTCTGTAAAATGACATAG